The Microbacterium horticulturae genome has a window encoding:
- a CDS encoding metal ABC transporter ATP-binding protein produces MESEQTAAPLVIEDAALRRGARTLWEGLDLVVEPGELIAVLGPSGSGKTTMLRAILGLDRLSAGRITVLGETVHRAGNRRVGYIPQQRPLPRDTSMRARDLVQLGVDGHRFGLPFPRRGERAGVDALLSDAEASEFADRPVGLLSGGEQQRLRVAQALADDPKLLLADEPLTSLDLANQEAVVRMIDRHRRTHRAGVLLVTHDINPVLEKVDRILYLAKGRFSLGRPRDVLRADVLSDLYGADVFVRHAGGRLVVVGAPDAEETHHHHEDEHA; encoded by the coding sequence GTGGAATCCGAACAGACTGCTGCGCCCCTCGTCATCGAGGACGCCGCTCTGCGGCGCGGTGCGCGCACCCTCTGGGAAGGCCTCGACCTCGTCGTCGAGCCGGGCGAGCTCATCGCCGTTCTCGGGCCCTCGGGGTCGGGTAAGACCACGATGCTGCGGGCGATCCTGGGGCTCGACCGGCTGAGCGCTGGGCGCATCACGGTTCTCGGCGAGACGGTGCACCGCGCCGGCAACCGGCGCGTGGGGTACATCCCGCAGCAGCGTCCGCTGCCGCGTGACACCTCGATGCGGGCGCGCGATCTCGTGCAGCTCGGGGTCGACGGGCACCGCTTCGGGCTGCCCTTTCCTCGGCGCGGAGAACGCGCGGGCGTCGACGCGCTGCTGTCCGACGCCGAGGCGTCGGAGTTCGCAGACCGACCGGTCGGTCTGCTGTCAGGCGGCGAGCAGCAGCGCCTGCGCGTCGCTCAGGCGCTCGCCGACGACCCCAAGCTGCTCCTGGCCGACGAGCCGCTGACCAGCCTCGACCTGGCGAATCAGGAGGCGGTCGTCCGCATGATCGACCGGCATCGGCGCACCCATCGTGCCGGCGTGCTGCTGGTCACGCACGACATCAACCCCGTGCTCGAGAAGGTCGACCGCATCCTCTACTTGGCGAAAGGGCGGTTCTCGCTCGGCCGTCCGCGCGACGTGCTGCGCGCCGATGTGCTCAGCGACCTGTACGGGGCCGACGTGTTCGTCCGCCACGCGGGCGGACGCCTCGTGGTCGTCGGGGCGCCCGACGCCGAAGAGACCCATCACCACCACGAGGACGAGCACGCATGA
- the efeO gene encoding iron uptake system protein EfeO, translating into MPSTDRRLRLVTLTAVLGAASALTLAGCSGSSSAADPSSSGAPSTVNVTLSAGSDGDECTADTTTAKAGPVTFSVKNESATGIIEFELLQDQRIVGEKENLAPGLAPVSFTVTLDGGTYQLYCPGATTELTDFTVTGKAAKAATGDTAELLADGATGYAGYVTDRIADLLDGAKQLQAAIDAGDLDKAKTVYAGTRQFYEKIESDVSGFIKPGADPTDNAGNLDYLIDMRASNLDPEVGWHGFHAIERDLWKNGKITDDTKKLAAELTENVTSLSELSKDLTFKPEDLANGAAGLLEEVQSNKISGEEEAYSHIDLVDLASNVEGARQAFAYLEPGLKKLNADLTDQITAQFTHVDTVLAKYRDANALGGYVTYDDATKKAAANEISQAVQALQDPLSQIAQKVAAAS; encoded by the coding sequence ATGCCGTCCACTGACCGCCGCTTGCGGCTCGTCACTCTGACCGCCGTTCTGGGCGCAGCCTCGGCGCTGACCCTTGCCGGCTGTTCCGGCAGCTCGTCCGCCGCCGACCCGTCGTCGAGCGGTGCGCCGTCGACCGTCAACGTGACGCTGTCGGCCGGTTCCGACGGTGACGAGTGCACGGCCGACACGACGACGGCCAAGGCCGGGCCGGTCACCTTCTCGGTCAAGAACGAGTCGGCCACCGGCATCATCGAGTTCGAGCTGCTGCAGGACCAGCGCATCGTCGGCGAGAAGGAGAACCTCGCCCCGGGCCTGGCGCCGGTCTCGTTCACCGTGACCCTCGACGGCGGCACGTACCAGCTCTACTGCCCCGGCGCGACGACGGAGCTCACCGACTTCACTGTCACCGGCAAGGCGGCCAAGGCCGCCACCGGCGACACCGCCGAGCTGCTCGCCGACGGCGCCACCGGCTACGCCGGCTACGTCACCGATCGCATCGCCGACCTACTCGACGGCGCCAAGCAGCTGCAGGCCGCGATCGACGCGGGCGATCTCGACAAGGCGAAGACCGTCTACGCGGGCACGCGCCAGTTCTACGAGAAGATCGAGTCCGATGTGTCGGGCTTCATCAAGCCCGGCGCCGACCCGACCGACAACGCCGGCAATCTCGACTACCTCATCGATATGCGCGCGTCGAACCTCGACCCCGAGGTCGGCTGGCACGGCTTCCACGCCATCGAGCGCGACCTGTGGAAGAACGGCAAGATCACCGACGACACCAAGAAGCTCGCCGCCGAGCTGACCGAGAATGTCACGTCGCTCAGCGAGCTGTCGAAAGACCTGACCTTCAAGCCCGAAGACCTCGCCAACGGCGCGGCCGGCCTTCTCGAAGAGGTGCAGTCGAACAAGATCAGCGGTGAAGAAGAGGCCTACAGCCACATCGACCTCGTCGATCTCGCGTCGAACGTCGAGGGTGCCCGCCAGGCGTTCGCCTACCTCGAGCCCGGCCTGAAGAAGCTCAACGCCGACCTGACCGACCAGATCACGGCGCAGTTCACCCACGTCGACACGGTGCTCGCCAAGTACCGCGACGCTAACGCGCTCGGCGGCTACGTCACCTACGACGATGCGACCAAGAAGGCCGCGGCCAACGAGATCTCGCAGGCCGTGCAGGCCCTGCAGGATCCTCTCTCGCAGATCGCGCAGAAGGTGGCCGCGGCGTCATGA
- a CDS encoding permease: MPDLPTRAQDGLTLAISVLIESLPFVALGVALSIVVQVWIPPGAIERWMPRRAWARRAVLSLLGMLIPVCECGNVPFARGLMMRGFSVPETLTFLVAAPIINPIVIITTHQAFGFSDGILIARLLGGYAIANLIGWLYSRHPDPDALVTDRFRDACEAVTHEPGDRWRRSLAQFLVELRAVMPALVIGSAVAGAVQVLVPRDALLAIGSNPVFSIVAMVLLAMIVSICSNVDSFFALSFASTFTPGSIVAFLLVGPLVDVKMLALLRTTFTTKVLVGMVITVLLAAFAIAAGVNLVA, from the coding sequence ATGCCCGATCTGCCGACCCGCGCGCAGGACGGCCTGACCCTCGCGATCAGCGTGCTCATCGAGTCGCTGCCGTTCGTCGCGCTCGGCGTCGCGCTGTCGATCGTCGTGCAGGTGTGGATCCCACCCGGGGCGATCGAGCGATGGATGCCGCGCCGTGCCTGGGCGCGGCGGGCGGTGCTCTCGCTGCTGGGCATGCTGATCCCGGTGTGCGAGTGCGGAAACGTGCCGTTCGCCCGCGGCCTCATGATGCGCGGCTTCAGCGTGCCCGAGACGCTCACGTTCTTGGTGGCCGCGCCCATCATCAACCCGATCGTCATCATCACGACGCACCAGGCGTTCGGGTTCTCCGACGGGATCCTCATCGCCCGCCTGCTTGGCGGGTACGCGATCGCCAACCTCATCGGTTGGCTCTACAGCCGGCATCCCGACCCCGATGCCCTCGTCACCGACCGCTTCCGCGACGCGTGCGAGGCCGTGACCCACGAGCCCGGCGACCGGTGGCGGCGCAGCCTCGCGCAGTTCCTGGTCGAACTGCGCGCCGTGATGCCCGCGCTCGTGATCGGGTCGGCTGTCGCGGGAGCCGTGCAGGTACTCGTGCCGCGCGACGCCCTGTTGGCGATCGGCTCGAACCCCGTCTTCTCGATCGTGGCCATGGTGCTGCTGGCCATGATCGTGTCGATCTGCTCGAACGTCGACTCGTTCTTCGCGCTCTCGTTCGCCTCGACGTTCACACCCGGGTCGATCGTCGCGTTCCTGCTGGTGGGTCCGCTCGTCGACGTGAAGATGCTCGCGCTGCTGCGCACGACGTTCACCACCAAAGTGCTGGTCGGCATGGTGATCACCGTGCTGCTGGCGGCCTTCGCCATCGCCGCGGGGGTGAACCTTGTCGCGTAG
- a CDS encoding phytoene desaturase family protein gives MHHGDVGLDAIVVGAGPNGLAAAVTLARAGLRVRVYERANQAGGGASTRDLTLPGFHHDVCSAVHPMAFESRFFREFGLADRVEFVTPEVSFAQPLDGGRAALAYRDLARTRAGLGADGPAYDRLMRPLAERSAEVADFTGSSLLRIPRNPLTAVAFGLRALEQGTPAWGIRFREDRAPALLTGVAAHTILAQPSIAGAGAGLALTAFAHARGWPIPVGGSQAISDAMVDDLRAHGGELVLEHEVSSLAELPPSTVRLLDVTPKALIRLAGASMPDRYRRSLAAFRYGDGVAKVDFALNAPVPWTNPDLHLAGTVHVGGTRAEMADAENQVQRGSHPEHPYVLVSQPSLFDPSRAPAGMHTLWTYTHVPAGSDVDRLEAVIGQIERFAPGFRDTIVATSSRSAHEVEEHNPNYPGGDIAAGAPDLRQLFRRPVLSPDPWRMPISGVYLASASASPGPGVTGMPGWLAALSALRHEFGTRTLPDLSPVGV, from the coding sequence ATGCATCATGGTGACGTCGGCCTGGACGCGATCGTCGTGGGCGCCGGGCCCAACGGTCTCGCCGCTGCCGTGACGCTCGCGCGAGCAGGTCTGCGTGTGCGCGTGTACGAGCGCGCGAACCAGGCCGGCGGCGGCGCCAGCACGCGCGATCTGACGCTGCCGGGGTTCCATCATGACGTGTGCTCCGCGGTGCACCCCATGGCATTCGAGTCGCGGTTCTTCCGGGAGTTCGGGCTGGCGGACCGGGTCGAGTTCGTCACACCGGAAGTGTCGTTCGCGCAGCCGCTCGACGGTGGGCGGGCCGCGCTCGCGTACCGGGATCTCGCGCGCACCCGCGCCGGGCTGGGTGCGGACGGACCCGCGTACGACCGGTTGATGCGGCCGCTGGCCGAGCGATCGGCCGAGGTCGCAGACTTCACGGGGTCGTCGCTGCTGCGCATCCCCCGCAACCCGCTCACCGCCGTCGCGTTCGGGCTCCGCGCGCTCGAGCAGGGCACGCCGGCGTGGGGCATCCGTTTCCGCGAGGACCGCGCGCCAGCCCTGCTCACCGGGGTCGCCGCACACACGATCCTGGCGCAGCCGAGCATCGCCGGCGCCGGCGCCGGACTCGCTCTCACCGCCTTCGCGCATGCGCGCGGCTGGCCGATCCCCGTCGGAGGCAGTCAGGCGATCTCGGATGCCATGGTCGACGACCTGCGTGCGCACGGTGGAGAGCTCGTGCTCGAGCACGAGGTCTCGTCGCTCGCCGAGCTGCCGCCGTCGACCGTCAGACTGCTGGATGTGACGCCGAAGGCGCTGATCCGCCTGGCCGGGGCTTCTATGCCCGATCGGTACCGGCGGTCGCTGGCGGCGTTCCGCTACGGCGACGGCGTGGCGAAGGTCGACTTCGCCCTGAACGCTCCCGTACCCTGGACGAACCCCGACCTGCACCTCGCCGGTACGGTGCACGTCGGCGGCACGCGTGCCGAGATGGCGGATGCCGAGAATCAGGTGCAGCGGGGCAGCCATCCCGAGCATCCGTACGTCCTGGTCTCGCAACCGTCGCTGTTCGACCCCAGTCGCGCGCCGGCGGGGATGCACACCCTCTGGACCTATACGCACGTGCCCGCAGGCAGCGATGTCGATCGGCTGGAGGCCGTGATCGGGCAGATCGAGCGGTTCGCCCCGGGCTTCCGCGACACGATCGTCGCAACCAGCTCGCGCAGCGCGCACGAGGTCGAGGAGCACAACCCGAACTACCCGGGCGGGGACATCGCCGCGGGGGCACCCGACCTGCGGCAGCTCTTCCGCCGCCCCGTGCTCAGCCCCGACCCGTGGCGCATGCCGATTTCGGGTGTGTATCTCGCCTCGGCATCCGCCTCGCCGGGACCGGGTGTGACCGGGATGCCCGGATGGCTCGCCGCGCTGAGTGCGCTGCGGCATGAGTTCGGCACGCGGACGCTGCCGGATCTGTCGCCGGTCGGCGTCTGA
- a CDS encoding metal ABC transporter permease produces the protein MNWADIWNAMFGGAADYGEILALVQNSVWAGAVLGLVGGLIGVFVMQRDMAFAVHGISELSFAGAAAALLVGVDAVTGSIVGSLIAAAVIGLLGARARERNSIIGVLMPFGLGLGILFLSLYQGRSANRFSLLTGQIVTVQNAQLGWLILISAVVLVGLLLMWRPLRFDSLDPQAAAARGVPVRWISLGFMLLLGLVVAVAVHIIGALLVLALVVTPAAAAMRVSAGPVAVPVLAAVFGFVSAVGGILLAVMGELPVSPYITTISFVIYLVCRGIGAGRDRVTRSAA, from the coding sequence ATGAACTGGGCGGACATCTGGAACGCCATGTTCGGCGGCGCAGCCGACTACGGCGAGATCCTCGCCCTGGTGCAGAACTCGGTGTGGGCGGGCGCGGTGCTGGGCCTCGTCGGGGGCCTTATCGGCGTGTTCGTGATGCAGCGCGACATGGCTTTTGCCGTGCACGGCATCAGCGAGCTCTCCTTCGCCGGTGCCGCCGCGGCCCTTCTGGTGGGGGTGGATGCCGTCACCGGTTCGATCGTCGGATCGCTCATCGCCGCAGCGGTCATCGGCCTGCTCGGAGCTCGCGCGCGGGAGCGCAACTCGATCATCGGTGTGCTCATGCCGTTCGGGCTGGGCCTCGGCATCCTCTTCCTGTCGCTCTATCAGGGACGCAGTGCCAACCGGTTCAGTCTGCTCACCGGGCAGATCGTCACCGTACAGAACGCGCAACTGGGCTGGCTCATTCTCATCAGCGCGGTTGTGCTGGTGGGGTTGCTGCTGATGTGGCGTCCGCTGCGGTTCGATTCGCTCGACCCGCAGGCCGCCGCGGCACGCGGTGTTCCCGTGCGCTGGATCTCGCTGGGATTCATGCTGCTGCTCGGGCTCGTCGTCGCTGTCGCCGTGCACATCATCGGGGCGCTGCTCGTGCTCGCGCTCGTCGTCACGCCGGCCGCCGCTGCCATGCGTGTGTCGGCCGGACCCGTCGCGGTGCCGGTGCTGGCTGCGGTGTTCGGATTCGTCTCGGCGGTCGGAGGCATTCTGCTCGCCGTCATGGGCGAACTGCCGGTCAGCCCGTACATCACGACGATCTCGTTCGTGATCTACCTGGTCTGCCGCGGGATCGGCGCCGGTCGCGACCGCGTGACCCGGTCCGCCGCGTAG
- the efeU gene encoding iron uptake transporter permease EfeU yields MLATFVIGLREGLEAVLVVSIVAAFLKRNGISRRPMWLGVFAAVLICVGVGVGLQAFEQALPQAQQEGLEAVIGVVAVIFVTAMIAWMAKNARGLKREIEAEATEALGRGTAWALAGMAFLAIIKEGFETAVFLLATLQASTSVVAAGIGALAGIAVACLVGYGLYTGGVKLNLGKFFRISSIFLIFVAAGLVLTALRRAHEAGWITIGQQHTVDLSWLAPIGSIRSALITGVLGIPSDPRVIEVLGWFAYLVPMLLIAFWPQAWRPSAAKLPVVKFSIAGALGLAAVVLAVAVPAGTAPLPTSAGLTPAGTVEISGIDNPTLRVTGGAASTPVTFHDGTPTERGGARVTEWTQKGDAAAAARPASLTLDDLTELFGRVPVGIDALQNPGPFDAAWTAASTTTVWTAHEGLVDAKSVVHETLTLTGGGLAISRTLTLDTTTWSVPQATATARANAVAAGDTLAGELTLWRAWLPLALGVAAVLLALSAWRDTRALRRAAAQEPNQPVATASESDRRSTSYAVH; encoded by the coding sequence GTGCTCGCAACCTTCGTCATCGGCCTGCGTGAAGGCCTCGAGGCCGTTCTGGTCGTCAGCATCGTCGCCGCGTTCCTCAAGCGCAACGGCATCTCGCGCCGGCCCATGTGGCTCGGAGTATTCGCCGCGGTGCTCATCTGCGTCGGCGTCGGCGTGGGACTGCAGGCGTTCGAGCAGGCGTTGCCGCAGGCCCAGCAGGAAGGGCTCGAAGCTGTCATCGGCGTCGTGGCGGTCATCTTCGTCACCGCGATGATCGCCTGGATGGCCAAGAACGCCCGCGGCCTCAAGCGCGAGATCGAGGCCGAGGCCACCGAGGCACTCGGCCGCGGCACCGCCTGGGCGCTGGCGGGCATGGCGTTCCTTGCCATCATCAAGGAGGGCTTCGAGACCGCGGTCTTCCTGCTCGCGACGCTGCAGGCGTCGACGAGCGTCGTCGCCGCCGGCATCGGCGCCCTCGCCGGCATCGCCGTTGCCTGCCTCGTCGGCTACGGCCTCTACACCGGGGGCGTGAAGCTCAACCTCGGCAAGTTCTTCCGCATCTCGAGCATCTTCCTCATCTTCGTCGCGGCGGGGCTCGTGCTCACCGCGCTGCGCCGCGCGCACGAAGCCGGCTGGATCACCATCGGCCAGCAGCACACCGTCGACCTGTCGTGGCTCGCGCCCATCGGATCGATCCGCTCGGCGCTCATCACCGGGGTTCTCGGCATCCCGTCCGATCCGCGCGTCATCGAGGTGCTCGGCTGGTTCGCGTACCTCGTGCCGATGCTGCTCATAGCGTTCTGGCCGCAGGCGTGGCGCCCATCCGCTGCGAAGCTGCCCGTCGTCAAGTTCTCGATCGCCGGAGCCCTGGGACTTGCCGCCGTCGTGCTCGCCGTCGCCGTGCCGGCGGGCACCGCACCACTGCCGACGAGCGCAGGGCTGACCCCCGCGGGCACCGTCGAGATCTCCGGCATCGACAACCCGACCCTCCGGGTGACCGGGGGCGCGGCATCCACCCCCGTCACGTTCCACGACGGAACGCCGACCGAACGGGGCGGCGCCCGCGTCACGGAGTGGACCCAGAAGGGGGATGCCGCGGCCGCCGCCCGCCCGGCGAGCCTCACCCTCGACGACCTGACCGAGCTGTTCGGACGCGTGCCGGTGGGAATCGACGCACTGCAGAACCCCGGACCGTTCGATGCCGCCTGGACCGCGGCATCCACCACCACCGTGTGGACCGCCCACGAAGGCCTCGTCGACGCGAAGAGCGTCGTGCACGAGACACTCACCCTGACCGGCGGGGGTCTTGCGATCTCGCGCACCTTGACCTTGGACACGACGACGTGGTCGGTTCCTCAGGCGACGGCGACCGCGCGTGCGAACGCTGTCGCCGCCGGCGACACCCTCGCCGGCGAGCTCACCCTGTGGCGGGCGTGGCTGCCGCTGGCGCTCGGCGTCGCCGCCGTTCTGCTGGCACTGAGCGCCTGGCGCGACACGCGCGCCCTGCGCCGCGCTGCCGCGCAGGAGCCGAACCAGCCCGTCGCGACCGCGTCGGAGTCCGATCGAAGGAGCACGTCGTATGCCGTCCACTGA
- the efeB gene encoding iron uptake transporter deferrochelatase/peroxidase subunit, with product MTDVRDGAAADGAAGSAPGRGVSRRALLGGGIAAGLGMVAGVGGVLGAQGISAARASDETVDLLQSHPFYVTDKGMPQPGITTAPQCYCVFMTFDLAAGSVARSLQVLLARWSAAIAQLQAGKTVGAVAPSRGVGAGQDTGEALDLGPASLTVTVGLGPGVFGDRFGLAGRRPAKLAELPTLPSDRLDPALTGGDLSLQACADDPQVAYHAIRDLARIARGTATVRWTVLGFGRASAGPHQTTPRNLFGFKDGTRNVSTDADFDKWVWAGSDDQAWMAGGTYQIARKIQMNIEIWDADDVADQQKIFGRMKVDGAPLSGGTEHTTPDFAVRDAAGQTKIDLRSHIALAAHENNDGVKILRRPYNYTDGLNQYGQLDAGLLFLTYMNDPEHFVRLQRRLGASDLLNEYIGHVGSAVFAVPPAPATGSYIGEALFA from the coding sequence ATGACCGACGTCCGCGACGGTGCTGCGGCCGACGGTGCGGCCGGGTCCGCACCCGGCCGGGGTGTCTCGCGGCGCGCCCTGCTCGGCGGCGGAATCGCCGCAGGCCTGGGCATGGTCGCCGGGGTCGGCGGGGTGCTCGGCGCGCAGGGCATCTCCGCCGCGCGCGCGAGCGACGAGACCGTCGACCTGCTGCAGAGCCATCCGTTCTATGTGACGGATAAGGGGATGCCGCAGCCCGGCATCACCACGGCACCGCAGTGCTACTGCGTGTTCATGACCTTCGACCTGGCCGCGGGCTCCGTCGCCCGCAGCCTGCAGGTGCTGCTGGCCCGCTGGTCGGCGGCGATCGCGCAGCTGCAGGCGGGCAAGACCGTGGGTGCTGTCGCGCCGTCGCGAGGCGTCGGTGCCGGACAGGACACCGGCGAGGCCCTCGATCTGGGTCCGGCATCCCTCACCGTCACCGTCGGTCTCGGACCCGGCGTCTTCGGCGACCGGTTCGGGCTCGCCGGCCGCCGTCCGGCCAAGCTCGCCGAGCTGCCCACCCTGCCCAGCGACCGGCTCGACCCGGCCCTGACGGGTGGCGACCTGTCGCTGCAGGCATGCGCCGACGACCCGCAGGTGGCGTATCACGCTATCCGCGATCTGGCCCGCATCGCCCGCGGCACCGCGACCGTGCGCTGGACGGTGCTCGGCTTCGGGCGTGCGTCGGCCGGTCCGCACCAGACGACGCCGCGCAATCTGTTCGGGTTCAAGGACGGCACGCGCAACGTGTCGACCGATGCGGACTTCGACAAGTGGGTGTGGGCGGGTTCCGACGACCAGGCGTGGATGGCCGGCGGCACCTACCAGATCGCCCGCAAGATCCAGATGAACATCGAAATCTGGGACGCCGACGACGTCGCCGACCAGCAGAAGATCTTCGGCCGCATGAAGGTCGACGGCGCACCCCTGTCGGGTGGCACCGAGCACACCACGCCCGATTTCGCGGTGCGGGATGCCGCAGGCCAGACGAAGATCGACCTGCGGTCTCACATCGCGCTCGCTGCGCACGAGAACAACGACGGCGTGAAGATCCTCCGGCGCCCGTACAACTACACCGACGGGCTCAACCAGTACGGACAGCTCGACGCCGGGCTCTTGTTCCTCACATACATGAACGACCCCGAGCACTTCGTGCGGCTGCAACGCCGGCTCGGGGCGTCCGACCTCCTCAACGAGTACATCGGGCATGTGGGTTCCGCGGTCTTCGCGGTGCCACCGGCGCCCGCCACAGGCTCATACATCGGAGAGGCGCTGTTCGCGTAG
- a CDS encoding TIGR03943 family putative permease subunit: MSRRRALWNRWLGVGLASCLAVVTLGLAITGRLALYINPSSNWFAIPMAVLLLVGAGLSFLLPLGAEEDHGHDHGPTPTPGEARQIHMNLSNEHQTAGSLMSTRQIHMNSPAQSAHVHHGAPRSGPWRVGPALAAAGGAAASLVAVSVLLLPPASLSAEIAQTRDVGAAPLFAGADAVNLAVHGDTTTFGVGDWASVFASATNPDAFEGDAVTLTGFVTPGDDGAFDLTRLVITHCVIDAQPASVPITTGAKAPATGRWVSVTGTVRSAASGTLQIDATKVTPIAEPEDPYEY; encoded by the coding sequence TTGTCGCGTAGAAGAGCACTGTGGAACCGCTGGCTCGGCGTCGGGCTCGCCTCGTGCCTGGCCGTGGTGACGCTGGGGCTGGCGATCACCGGGCGCCTCGCGCTCTACATCAACCCGTCGTCGAACTGGTTCGCGATCCCGATGGCCGTGCTGCTCCTGGTCGGGGCGGGCCTGAGCTTCCTGCTGCCGCTGGGCGCCGAGGAGGACCACGGCCACGACCACGGCCCGACCCCCACCCCTGGCGAAGCCCGCCAAATTCATATGAATTTGTCCAACGAACACCAAACCGCCGGCAGTTTGATGTCCACGCGACAGATTCATATGAATTCGCCGGCCCAGAGCGCGCATGTACACCACGGCGCTCCTCGCTCGGGGCCCTGGCGGGTGGGGCCCGCACTCGCCGCGGCCGGCGGCGCCGCGGCATCCCTCGTCGCCGTGTCGGTCCTGCTGCTGCCGCCGGCGTCGCTCTCCGCCGAGATCGCGCAGACGCGCGACGTCGGAGCGGCTCCGCTGTTCGCGGGGGCGGATGCCGTGAACCTCGCCGTCCACGGTGACACGACGACCTTCGGGGTCGGCGACTGGGCGAGCGTGTTCGCATCGGCGACGAACCCCGACGCGTTCGAGGGAGACGCGGTGACCCTCACCGGGTTCGTGACGCCCGGCGACGACGGCGCCTTCGACCTCACGCGCCTTGTCATCACGCACTGCGTCATCGACGCGCAGCCGGCGAGCGTGCCGATCACCACCGGCGCGAAGGCCCCCGCGACCGGCCGATGGGTCAGCGTCACGGGCACTGTGCGGTCCGCGGCATCCGGCACCCTCCAGATCGACGCGACCAAGGTCACCCCCATCGCCGAGCCCGAGGACCCGTATGAGTACTGA
- a CDS encoding Fur family transcriptional regulator: protein MAQRNTWQRERVREALTDAQGFVSAQTLHATLRDDNTGIGLATVYRALSDMASAGDADSLQSPEGESLYRACSTHGHHHHLICRSCGRTVEIAATDVEDWARATAARHGFTQAEHVVDIFGLCPVCTAKRQAGQSGHVDVEASAD, encoded by the coding sequence ATGGCCCAGCGGAACACCTGGCAGCGCGAACGCGTTCGCGAGGCGCTCACCGACGCGCAGGGATTCGTCAGCGCGCAGACTCTGCACGCGACCCTGCGTGACGACAACACCGGCATCGGGCTCGCGACCGTGTACCGGGCGCTTTCTGACATGGCCTCGGCCGGTGACGCCGACTCGCTGCAGAGCCCCGAGGGCGAGAGCCTGTACCGTGCCTGCTCGACGCACGGCCATCACCACCACCTGATCTGCCGTTCGTGCGGGCGCACCGTCGAGATCGCCGCGACCGACGTCGAAGACTGGGCCCGCGCCACCGCGGCCCGCCACGGCTTCACCCAAGCCGAGCACGTGGTCGACATCTTCGGCTTGTGTCCGGTGTGCACCGCCAAGCGGCAGGCCGGGCAGTCCGGGCACGTCGACGTCGAGGCGAGCGCAGACTGA
- a CDS encoding SRPBCC family protein, whose product MSRNAKVMHCTPEDVFDVLADGWLYPSWVVGASRMRDVDEGWPRTGARLHHSFGVWPMLIDDETVAEEFAPPRAMVMAATGWPLGEARVTLHVKPRGSQTIVRIQEEAIAGPVRLVPRPAMDILLRWRNAETLRRLAFLAEGRAARRTGEPVMPSAIPADESELPAS is encoded by the coding sequence ATGTCCCGCAATGCGAAGGTGATGCACTGCACACCGGAGGACGTGTTCGACGTGCTGGCCGACGGCTGGCTGTATCCGTCGTGGGTGGTCGGGGCGTCCCGAATGCGCGACGTCGACGAGGGCTGGCCGCGGACCGGCGCGCGCCTGCACCACTCCTTCGGGGTGTGGCCGATGCTCATCGACGACGAGACCGTGGCGGAGGAATTCGCGCCTCCGCGGGCCATGGTGATGGCCGCGACGGGCTGGCCGCTCGGCGAGGCTCGTGTCACGCTGCACGTCAAACCCCGCGGATCCCAAACGATCGTGCGCATACAGGAGGAGGCGATCGCGGGACCCGTGAGATTGGTGCCGCGCCCGGCCATGGACATCCTGCTGCGATGGCGCAACGCCGAAACGCTGCGCCGGCTCGCCTTCCTCGCCGAGGGACGCGCTGCACGGCGTACCGGTGAGCCGGTGATGCCCTCCGCGATCCCCGCCGACGAATCGGAGTTGCCCGCATCGTGA